The region GAATACTACCACCAAAGCATAATTAAACATTTTAGAAGTTTTTTCACTGCTGAAAAATACACGTTTTTGTGTCTTTTACCTGGATATTTAGAGCGCCCCCATGCTTCATTAGTGTATATGATGAAGTATTTGATAGAACAGTTTGGTACACAGCACAGTGGTTTTTTTATTCACGACTTTGAAAGTTTGAAAAACAGTATAGAAAAAGCTATTCAAAATGAAGAGAATATTTTTTTAATCGGTGTGTCTTTTGCTTTGTTAGATTTTGCAGCGAAATATCCTATTGCTTTGCCCTCTTCAGCAATAGTCATGGAAACAGGGGGTATGAAAGGGCGAAAAAAAGAATGGATACGCCAAGAATTACATGAATTCTTAAAACAGCAGTTTCAAATTCATACTATTTACGCAGAATACGGAATGACAGAACTCCTTAGCCAAGCATATTGCTATGATGGTGTGCATTTTCACGCCCCTGCGTGGATGCGCATATATACCACAGAAATTAACGATCCTTTCACAGTAAATAGTCAAAAGAGCTCAGGGGTTTTGAATATCATTGACGCAGCTAACTTGTATTCTTGTCCATTTATCCAAACTCAGGACATTGGCAAGGTATATGAAAACGGCAGCTTTGAGGTATTAGGTAGATTAGATTACAGCGAACTAAGAGGTTGTAATTTAATGTACGTGCTTTGAACTTTTTAGAGTATCAGCTTCAAATTTCAATTTCTAAAACCATTGGACAGTGGTCAGAAAAATTCACTTGGGGGATTAAAAAAGCATTTTGTATTTTGTTTTTAAGATTATTTGTAGCAAAGATATAGTCAATTCGCCAGCCTTTATTTTGCTTTTTAGCCCCTGTACGTAAGTCCCACCACGTATATTGGTGAGGTAAAGAATTAACCTGCCTGAATGTATCAAAATATCCCAAGTCTATAAACGCATCAATGTAAGCTCGCTCTTCGGGCAAAAAACCAGATTTATTTTCGTTTTCTTTTGGATTATGTATATCTATCGGCTTATGACAAACGTTGACATCCGCACAAATTAAGACATGTGCGTGTTTATTTTTTAGTCGTTCCATATAAGATTTAAAGGCTTCTAAATGTCTAAGTTTGTAAGATAACCTACCGCTTGAACCTGACGGAAAATATGCACAGACTACACAAAATTTTTCATATACAAGTGTCAAGGTTCTGCCTTCTATGTCAAATTCTTTTATGCCTATTCCTTCTATAACTTCCATAGGTTTGAATTGAGTAAATACAGCTACACCGCTATAGCCTGGCTTTTGAGCATGCGACCAATAAGTTAGATAGGGGATTCGTAGCCACTGCAGCTCTTTCGGAATTTGATGTGCTTGTAATTTAGTTTCTTGTAGACATAAAATATCGGCGTTTTGCTGCTCTATCCAATGTAAAATGTTTTTGCGTATTGCGGCGCGTAAGCCATTGATGTTATAGGTTATTATTTTCATGA is a window of Bacteroidia bacterium DNA encoding:
- a CDS encoding exodeoxyribonuclease III — protein: MKIITYNINGLRAAIRKNILHWIEQQNADILCLQETKLQAHQIPKELQWLRIPYLTYWSHAQKPGYSGVAVFTQFKPMEVIEGIGIKEFDIEGRTLTLVYEKFCVVCAYFPSGSSGRLSYKLRHLEAFKSYMERLKNKHAHVLICADVNVCHKPIDIHNPKENENKSGFLPEERAYIDAFIDLGYFDTFRQVNSLPHQYTWWDLRTGAKKQNKGWRIDYIFATNNLKNKIQNAFLIPQVNFSDHCPMVLEIEI
- a CDS encoding acyl transferase — protein: MLSCPFWQNSTDWNTYFIELFHFHKKYNPVYAHYLQLIKYNSSPQDYTQIPTLPITLFRKHAIYLPTFKPTLHFESSSTTQSIPSKHYVIDLEYYHQSIIKHFRSFFTAEKYTFLCLLPGYLERPHASLVYMMKYLIEQFGTQHSGFFIHDFESLKNSIEKAIQNEENIFLIGVSFALLDFAAKYPIALPSSAIVMETGGMKGRKKEWIRQELHEFLKQQFQIHTIYAEYGMTELLSQAYCYDGVHFHAPAWMRIYTTEINDPFTVNSQKSSGVLNIIDAANLYSCPFIQTQDIGKVYENGSFEVLGRLDYSELRGCNLMYVL